One region of Halomonas huangheensis genomic DNA includes:
- a CDS encoding glycerol-3-phosphate dehydrogenase produces the protein MTTTETLDTQPAVHDLLVIGGGINGAGFARDAAGRGLSVALCEKDDLAQGTSSRSGKLVHGGLRYLEYYEFRLVREALRERSVLLKKAPHIIWPMRFVLPHSPEQRPAWLVRCGLFLYDHLGGRDDLLPGSRGLDMRRCAEGEAIKDDFPKGFEYADCWVDDSRLVVLNALDAERLGATIHTRAACTRATRHQDYWQVEMTDVDSGEVTTVCARALINAAGPWVDKVLKGAFAEKGQDRVRLVKGSHIVLPKRYATANSYLLQNDDKRVIFVNPYEGDKLLVGTTDIAYDGEPDDVAIDDDEIDYLLGVVNRYFKQPYSRDDILTAFSGIRPLFDDSQENPSAVTRDYVFDVQDVDGKAPLLSVFGGKITTYRKLAEHGLEKLKPYFPQMRGSWNESVPLPGGDMPGADFDAFLRELQRDYPWLEAATATRYARLYGTIARRILGNAGSYNDLGEHLGADLYVAEARYLVEHEWARRAEDILERRTKLYLAMNDEEIARVANWLSNEVANRQVSAGVENAIG, from the coding sequence ATGACAACAACCGAGACACTCGACACTCAGCCAGCTGTTCATGACTTACTGGTGATCGGTGGAGGAATCAATGGCGCCGGATTTGCCCGCGATGCGGCAGGTCGTGGCCTGTCGGTGGCATTGTGCGAGAAGGATGATCTGGCCCAGGGCACTTCGTCGCGCAGTGGCAAACTGGTGCATGGTGGGCTGCGCTACCTCGAGTACTACGAGTTCCGCCTGGTACGTGAGGCGCTGCGTGAGCGCAGTGTGTTGTTGAAGAAGGCGCCTCACATCATCTGGCCGATGCGTTTCGTGCTGCCGCACAGCCCCGAGCAACGTCCGGCATGGCTGGTTCGTTGTGGTCTATTCCTCTATGACCACCTGGGAGGGCGCGACGATCTGTTGCCGGGTAGCCGGGGACTCGATATGCGTCGTTGCGCCGAGGGTGAGGCGATCAAGGATGATTTTCCCAAGGGCTTCGAGTATGCCGATTGCTGGGTCGATGATTCGCGATTGGTGGTGCTCAATGCATTGGATGCCGAGCGTCTGGGGGCGACCATTCATACGCGAGCCGCATGCACCCGTGCCACCCGTCACCAGGACTATTGGCAGGTCGAGATGACCGATGTCGACAGTGGTGAGGTAACGACCGTTTGCGCGCGAGCATTGATCAATGCGGCGGGGCCCTGGGTTGACAAGGTACTCAAAGGGGCTTTTGCCGAAAAAGGACAGGATCGCGTCAGGCTGGTCAAAGGCAGTCATATCGTACTGCCCAAGCGCTATGCCACCGCCAACTCCTACCTGCTGCAGAACGATGACAAGCGAGTGATCTTCGTCAATCCCTACGAAGGCGACAAACTGTTGGTCGGCACTACCGATATCGCCTATGACGGAGAACCGGACGATGTGGCAATTGACGATGACGAGATCGATTATCTGCTGGGTGTCGTCAATCGCTACTTCAAGCAGCCCTATAGCCGCGACGATATCCTGACGGCCTTCTCCGGTATTCGACCGCTATTCGACGACTCGCAGGAAAACCCCTCGGCGGTGACGCGGGACTATGTCTTCGATGTGCAGGATGTGGATGGCAAGGCACCGTTGTTGTCGGTGTTCGGGGGCAAGATCACCACCTATCGCAAGCTCGCCGAGCACGGGCTGGAGAAGCTTAAACCGTACTTTCCGCAGATGCGTGGAAGCTGGAACGAGAGCGTACCGTTACCCGGCGGTGATATGCCCGGTGCCGATTTCGACGCCTTTCTCCGCGAGCTGCAGCGTGACTACCCATGGCTGGAGGCGGCCACGGCCACTCGCTATGCTCGCCTGTATGGCACCATCGCCCGCAGGATTCTCGGCAATGCCGGGAGTTACAACGATCTTGGCGAGCATCTGGGCGCGGATCTCTACGTGGCTGAAGCTCGCTACCTGGTGGAACACGAGTGGGCTCGCCGTGCCGAGGACATCCTCGAGCGACGTACCAAGCTGTACCTGGCGATGAATGACGAAGAAATCGCGCGCGTCGCGAACTGGTTGTCGAATGAAGTAGCGAACCGCCAAGTCAGCGCTGGTGTCGAGAACGCCATCGGCTGA
- a CDS encoding FGGY-family carbohydrate kinase: protein MSQYHSGVDPDIIVGLDAGTSVIKAVAFDGEGRELARSQCENQVVNLPGGGVEQSLDNTWQAALNTLSALFSDQPELVTRLAAIAVTGQGDGTWLIDAEGEPVGDAMLWLDNRSSDIVSHWRATSAGPEAFRRTATGLNQSIQSGQLRWLKEHDGQRLSRASTAFHCKDWLYFRLTGERATDPAEAMWTYGDFRLGDYSSEVLDWLGLGEFGEMLPPIVDGSRQHAALNAGVAAAIGVAPGVPVVLAPVDMLATALGAGVYEPGKRVACSIIGTTGAHLCVRESARDIILSNQSCYTMPCVAPDTWVQLCSNMAATLNLEWFLKGMNEMLDAIGEAPMMSEGLLPRLDKALAATEPGKVIYHPFICASGERGPFFNPRARAQFLGLTTETNHLHMVRAIYEGVAFAARDCYHALEAHPEELRLTGGAAQSHTLCTILASVMGVPVRTLKRGETGAAGAAMVASLCLGRHRDLADACQTWVTPWLAEEAVMPDPELQNLYERLFGVYRRSHTNTDGFWRHLERVNAESS from the coding sequence ATGAGCCAATACCACTCGGGGGTAGACCCCGACATCATCGTCGGACTCGATGCCGGCACGTCGGTCATCAAGGCGGTGGCCTTCGATGGTGAGGGGCGAGAGCTGGCCAGGTCCCAGTGTGAGAACCAGGTGGTTAACCTACCGGGTGGCGGCGTTGAGCAGAGTCTCGATAACACCTGGCAGGCAGCGCTGAACACGCTTTCGGCGTTGTTCTCCGACCAACCGGAGCTGGTGACGAGGCTGGCAGCGATAGCGGTGACCGGCCAGGGCGATGGCACCTGGTTGATCGATGCCGAAGGCGAACCGGTCGGCGATGCCATGCTGTGGCTGGATAACCGCTCCAGCGACATCGTATCCCACTGGCGTGCCACCAGTGCCGGTCCCGAGGCATTTCGGCGCACCGCGACCGGGCTCAACCAGTCGATTCAGAGTGGTCAATTGCGTTGGCTCAAGGAGCATGACGGTCAGCGTCTGTCGCGCGCCTCAACCGCGTTTCACTGCAAGGACTGGCTGTACTTTCGTTTGACCGGAGAGCGAGCCACCGATCCTGCCGAAGCCATGTGGACCTATGGTGACTTCCGGCTTGGTGACTACAGCAGCGAAGTACTCGACTGGCTTGGATTGGGGGAGTTTGGCGAGATGCTGCCTCCAATAGTGGATGGTAGCCGCCAACATGCTGCCTTGAATGCCGGAGTGGCCGCTGCCATTGGTGTTGCGCCGGGAGTTCCGGTGGTGCTGGCGCCGGTTGATATGTTGGCCACTGCATTGGGGGCAGGGGTCTACGAGCCCGGTAAGCGCGTTGCCTGCAGCATTATCGGCACCACGGGGGCACACCTCTGTGTACGCGAGTCGGCACGGGACATCATCCTCAGTAATCAATCCTGCTACACCATGCCCTGTGTTGCCCCGGACACCTGGGTGCAGTTGTGCTCCAACATGGCGGCGACACTGAATCTGGAGTGGTTCCTCAAGGGCATGAACGAGATGCTCGATGCCATCGGCGAGGCTCCGATGATGTCTGAAGGTCTATTGCCACGCCTCGACAAGGCGCTGGCGGCAACCGAGCCGGGCAAGGTGATCTACCACCCCTTCATCTGTGCCAGTGGCGAGCGGGGGCCGTTCTTCAATCCACGTGCCAGAGCTCAGTTCCTTGGATTGACCACTGAAACCAATCATCTGCACATGGTGCGTGCCATCTACGAGGGCGTAGCCTTCGCCGCGCGCGACTGTTACCACGCCCTCGAAGCGCATCCAGAGGAACTGCGACTGACCGGTGGCGCGGCCCAGAGCCATACGCTATGCACCATCCTGGCATCAGTGATGGGTGTGCCGGTACGCACCCTGAAGCGGGGTGAAACCGGAGCAGCAGGCGCTGCCATGGTCGCTAGCCTGTGTCTCGGGCGCCATCGCGACCTCGCCGATGCCTGCCAGACGTGGGTGACGCCCTGGCTGGCCGAGGAAGCGGTGATGCCGGATCCGGAATTGCAGAACCTCTATGAGCGACTGTTCGGTGTCTATCGGCGTTCGCATACCAATACCGATGGCTTCTGGCGTCATCTCGAACGAGTTAACGCCGAATCCTCCTGA
- a CDS encoding sugar-binding transcriptional regulator, which translates to MKAKPSTHSEADLALRAAWLSYVGGYTQTQIADRLKVSRMKVHRLVAMAHDMGAVQVFIDGSPEDLLQLEDQLRQRMGLEECILVPSVTEDAANPEINLGRAAAHYLKSRLESSEVNVLGLGWGRSLSEMVNALPDMDCSDVRMVPVLGSVVRKMALNPYDVIHRLVDRTGGEGYLLPVPLFADTEQHRDVLMAQRSVQDVMGIAVEADLTMVGLGAVPDQGHSLLMELGELDERDAASLREVGAAAEILGQFLDANGQRVECEINQRTLGLSLDQLQHHHIVAVAGGMEKVNAILAVLRSGLLKGLITDENVARRILALWDDTASKTSTR; encoded by the coding sequence GTGAAGGCCAAACCCAGCACCCACAGTGAAGCCGACCTGGCTCTGCGCGCTGCCTGGCTGTCCTACGTGGGCGGCTACACCCAGACACAGATCGCCGATCGCCTGAAGGTGTCACGCATGAAGGTGCACCGACTGGTAGCGATGGCGCATGACATGGGCGCAGTACAGGTCTTTATCGATGGCTCGCCAGAAGACCTGCTGCAGTTGGAGGACCAACTGCGGCAGCGAATGGGCCTGGAAGAGTGCATCCTGGTGCCCTCGGTAACGGAGGATGCCGCTAACCCGGAGATCAACCTGGGGCGTGCCGCGGCGCACTATCTGAAGTCGCGACTGGAGTCCTCGGAGGTCAATGTGCTGGGGCTCGGCTGGGGGCGCAGCCTGTCGGAAATGGTCAATGCTCTGCCTGATATGGATTGTTCCGACGTCCGCATGGTGCCGGTGCTGGGCAGTGTGGTGCGCAAGATGGCCTTGAACCCCTATGACGTTATTCACCGTCTGGTGGATCGCACCGGTGGTGAAGGCTATCTCTTGCCGGTGCCGCTGTTCGCCGATACCGAGCAGCACCGCGATGTGCTGATGGCACAGCGCAGTGTGCAGGATGTCATGGGTATTGCCGTGGAAGCAGACCTGACCATGGTGGGCCTGGGGGCGGTACCCGACCAGGGGCATTCGCTGTTGATGGAACTGGGAGAACTCGACGAGCGAGACGCTGCCAGTCTGCGTGAGGTAGGGGCCGCCGCGGAAATTCTCGGTCAGTTCCTCGATGCCAATGGGCAACGCGTCGAATGCGAGATCAACCAGCGTACCCTCGGGCTATCGCTGGATCAGCTGCAACACCATCACATTGTCGCGGTGGCGGGGGGCATGGAGAAGGTCAATGCCATTCTCGCGGTGCTGCGTAGCGGGTTGCTCAAGGGGCTGATCACCGACGAGAACGTCGCTCGCCGGATTCTGGCGTTATGGGACGACACTGCGAGCAAGACAAGCACTAGATAG
- a CDS encoding hydroxypyruvate isomerase family protein: MLKLAANLTFMFTEVPFLERLALAREAGFRRVEFHNPYPFCEDTATIAHAAEQAGVRIIHCNLPGGDWQAGERGIAVLPDREDEFRRGVDSTIAIAQQLGIRQLNCPLGYPTNKLEHQQYHPVLVGNLRYAAEATARAGIMLLIEPLNPITHPGYPLINTRQALELLTEVDHSNLKIQYDFYQMQRSEGELIETVRQYREHIGFIQLADNPGRHEPGTGEIHYPFLFRELERMRFDKVISLEYSPLTNTPDSLGWIAEYGLSLDT; this comes from the coding sequence GTGCTCAAGCTCGCTGCCAACTTGACCTTCATGTTTACCGAAGTGCCATTTCTCGAGCGCCTTGCCCTGGCTCGCGAAGCGGGATTCCGCCGCGTCGAGTTCCACAACCCCTATCCGTTCTGCGAAGACACGGCGACTATCGCCCATGCCGCCGAACAAGCTGGCGTCAGGATCATCCACTGCAACCTACCAGGCGGTGACTGGCAAGCAGGAGAACGCGGCATTGCCGTATTACCCGATCGAGAGGACGAATTCCGTCGCGGGGTGGACAGCACCATCGCCATTGCCCAGCAACTGGGAATTCGGCAACTCAACTGTCCGCTGGGCTACCCGACGAACAAGCTGGAACATCAGCAATACCACCCGGTATTGGTCGGCAACCTGCGCTACGCCGCTGAAGCCACGGCACGAGCCGGAATCATGCTGTTGATCGAGCCACTCAACCCGATTACCCACCCGGGTTATCCGCTGATCAATACCCGTCAGGCTCTGGAGCTGCTGACCGAGGTTGACCACTCCAACCTCAAGATCCAGTACGACTTCTACCAGATGCAGCGCTCCGAGGGAGAATTGATCGAAACAGTCCGCCAGTACCGCGAGCATATTGGCTTTATCCAACTGGCCGACAACCCCGGCCGCCACGAACCGGGTACTGGCGAAATCCACTATCCCTTCCTGTTTCGCGAGCTTGAACGCATGCGCTTCGACAAGGTGATTTCGCTGGAATACAGCCCACTTACCAATACCCCTGATTCGCTGGGATGGATCGCCGAATACGGCCTGTCGTTGGATACCTGA
- a CDS encoding triose-phosphate isomerase, with translation METAFWVGTSWKMNKTLGEAAEYSRIIAEAAIFAEPALQGFVIPPFTALAQVCGDLKATPIKVGAQNMHWQDAGAFTGEISPHMVADCGATIVELGHSERREHFGENDIDLNRKVHAALDRGLTPLLCVGETAEEKALGAAAETVIRQCRMALSGVQDADLDRVLIAYEPVWAIGDKGVPASAEYADWMHGEIRQALPTNTSGQPLTVLYGGSVNPDNCEELAAMPHIGGLFIGRSAWQATGLVDIAERALGARK, from the coding sequence ATGGAAACAGCTTTCTGGGTAGGTACCAGTTGGAAGATGAACAAGACACTCGGCGAGGCCGCCGAGTACAGTCGCATTATCGCCGAAGCAGCAATATTTGCGGAGCCCGCACTGCAGGGCTTTGTGATTCCGCCATTCACCGCTCTGGCGCAGGTCTGTGGAGACCTGAAAGCAACACCCATCAAGGTCGGTGCACAGAACATGCACTGGCAAGACGCCGGAGCCTTTACCGGTGAAATTTCGCCACACATGGTTGCCGACTGCGGCGCCACTATTGTCGAACTTGGGCACAGCGAACGCCGCGAGCATTTCGGCGAGAATGATATCGACCTCAACCGCAAGGTGCATGCCGCCCTGGACCGAGGGCTGACACCACTACTGTGCGTCGGCGAGACCGCCGAGGAGAAAGCGCTGGGCGCCGCCGCGGAAACCGTGATTCGCCAGTGTCGAATGGCGCTGTCCGGGGTCCAGGACGCAGACCTTGACCGCGTACTGATTGCCTACGAACCCGTCTGGGCCATCGGTGACAAGGGCGTTCCCGCCAGTGCCGAGTATGCCGACTGGATGCATGGTGAAATCCGCCAGGCACTGCCTACCAACACCAGTGGCCAGCCTCTCACGGTGTTGTATGGCGGCAGCGTCAACCCCGACAACTGCGAGGAACTGGCGGCAATGCCACATATCGGCGGGCTGTTCATCGGCCGCAGTGCCTGGCAGGCCACAGGGCTGGTCGATATTGCCGAACGCGCCCTGGGTGCGCGCAAGTAG
- a CDS encoding GNAT family N-acetyltransferase, with the protein MQSSITIRRLDAADSHLPHVADWTFESWGHLSPDMSRQQWSEETAANCGAGGVPSVFVAERDGVPVGTASLVVDDMSIRRDLSPWLASVYVPTEQRGQGIASALVQRVEQEASDNGITTFHLYTPDQQSLYRRLGWQAVEDVDYRGERVTIMRRQLG; encoded by the coding sequence ATGCAAAGCAGCATCACCATCAGGCGGCTGGACGCTGCCGACTCTCATCTCCCGCATGTCGCCGATTGGACCTTCGAGAGCTGGGGGCATCTGAGCCCGGACATGAGCCGTCAGCAATGGAGTGAGGAGACAGCAGCCAACTGTGGTGCTGGTGGTGTGCCATCGGTATTCGTCGCCGAGCGGGATGGTGTCCCCGTCGGCACAGCCAGCCTGGTGGTCGATGATATGTCGATCCGCCGCGATCTCAGCCCCTGGCTGGCCTCGGTATATGTGCCCACTGAGCAGCGCGGCCAGGGCATCGCTTCAGCACTGGTCCAGCGTGTCGAGCAGGAGGCCAGTGACAATGGCATCACAACCTTCCATCTCTACACACCGGATCAGCAGTCGTTGTATCGCCGCCTCGGTTGGCAGGCAGTAGAAGATGTCGATTATCGCGGCGAGCGGGTGACCATCATGCGGCGTCAGCTCGGATGA
- the zapE gene encoding cell division protein ZapE, with translation MTADIDSCATPLARWNQALAYGSIVDDPGQRSAVEALEACHQHLLEYRNRELPGSNSTVQGVYLWGRVGRGKTWLMDLFASTCPVPVRRLHFHHFMRWVHRRQQHWQGHADPLTCLARELADEIVVLCLDELFIEDIADAVLLGGLMSRLFEQGVVVVATSNQPPDELYRDGFNRERLLPAIAAMQQHMTVIAVDGDTDHRSHPGVGLQRYFLRQPGEASVLPALFADEGPTAEYDSDVVLGARSIHARGVGEHVLWCDYSALCEAPLAALDFIALCDRFRLLLLGNLPSLVAVGQPAGIARGTEDASQRVVAGDRQLPPLSSKDDGVRRFIALVDECYDRGVPIIIEAEVPLDELYSTGHLTFAFRRTRSRLQEMQLERFGAVFSNVDAVIGQLS, from the coding sequence ATGACCGCAGATATCGACAGCTGTGCAACACCTCTGGCTCGCTGGAATCAGGCCCTTGCTTACGGGAGCATCGTCGACGACCCAGGTCAGCGCTCCGCGGTCGAGGCGCTGGAGGCATGTCATCAACATCTGCTGGAATATCGCAATCGCGAACTTCCAGGCAGCAACAGCACTGTACAAGGTGTCTATCTCTGGGGGCGCGTCGGGCGCGGCAAGACCTGGCTGATGGACTTGTTCGCCTCAACTTGCCCGGTGCCGGTCAGGCGGTTGCACTTTCATCACTTCATGCGCTGGGTGCATCGCCGCCAACAGCATTGGCAGGGACATGCGGACCCGCTGACGTGCCTGGCACGAGAGCTGGCCGATGAGATCGTGGTGCTGTGTCTCGATGAGCTGTTTATCGAAGACATCGCCGATGCGGTGTTGTTGGGGGGCCTGATGTCGCGGCTGTTCGAGCAGGGCGTGGTGGTGGTCGCTACCTCCAACCAACCGCCCGATGAGCTCTACCGGGATGGCTTCAATCGCGAGCGTCTGCTGCCGGCAATCGCCGCCATGCAGCAGCATATGACGGTGATAGCGGTTGATGGTGATACCGACCACCGCAGTCATCCTGGCGTGGGGCTCCAGCGTTACTTCTTGCGCCAGCCCGGTGAGGCGAGCGTGCTACCGGCACTGTTCGCCGATGAAGGTCCAACCGCGGAGTATGACAGTGATGTGGTTCTGGGAGCGCGCAGCATCCATGCTCGCGGTGTTGGAGAGCATGTCCTGTGGTGTGATTATTCAGCACTCTGCGAAGCGCCATTGGCCGCATTGGACTTCATTGCGCTTTGTGATCGCTTTCGTCTGTTGCTGTTGGGCAACCTGCCATCATTGGTCGCTGTCGGGCAGCCGGCTGGTATTGCGCGAGGCACGGAAGATGCCAGCCAACGTGTCGTCGCTGGCGACCGTCAGTTGCCGCCCTTGTCGAGCAAGGATGACGGCGTGCGCCGCTTCATCGCGCTTGTCGATGAGTGTTACGACCGTGGTGTTCCCATTATCATCGAGGCCGAGGTGCCATTGGATGAGCTCTACTCCACCGGGCACCTCACCTTTGCCTTTCGCCGTACCCGCAGTCGTCTGCAGGAAATGCAGCTGGAGCGCTTCGGCGCAGTGTTCTCGAACGTAGACGCAGTGATCGGCCAGTTATCATGA
- a CDS encoding DUF2946 family protein, whose protein sequence is MLLLNSRQRLHLCRMALFAMLMVFVGPLISQTQQLLDTPSMATAMAHDSAGHGAHPSQDTASHHSQHSRQNQASHQSQHSHHAHHQSAANGNLSAANSHHDLAACGYCVLFAHVPGLAIALGIADAADSTPPQPAAQPPSAGWPTPIHLRPAPRAPPASSLLIG, encoded by the coding sequence ATGCTGCTGCTCAACTCACGTCAACGCCTACACTTATGTCGCATGGCCCTGTTTGCCATGCTGATGGTGTTTGTCGGTCCGTTGATCAGCCAGACCCAGCAGCTCCTCGACACCCCCTCCATGGCCACTGCCATGGCGCACGACTCCGCTGGCCACGGCGCCCATCCTTCTCAGGATACGGCCAGCCATCACAGCCAGCACTCGCGTCAAAACCAGGCGAGTCATCAAAGCCAGCATTCGCATCACGCTCACCACCAATCGGCAGCGAACGGCAATCTCTCGGCAGCCAATAGTCACCATGACCTTGCGGCCTGTGGCTACTGTGTGCTCTTTGCCCATGTACCGGGACTGGCGATCGCGCTCGGCATCGCCGATGCGGCAGACTCTACGCCGCCGCAGCCCGCAGCACAGCCTCCTTCTGCTGGCTGGCCAACTCCGATCCACCTCCGTCCTGCGCCCAGAGCGCCTCCTGCGTCGTCGCTGCTGATTGGCTGA
- a CDS encoding PepSY-associated TM helix domain-containing protein, protein MTTTTSPWPALKALVIRLHLYIGLLIGPFIFIAALTGTLYALTPAIERAIFHDALTTSNVHPTSEYQPLSAQIAAAQAFIGSDAMPSAIRPAPQPGATSRVMFNAPDLGASEHRAIFIDPATLEVRDDLTVYGTSGSLPLRRIIDQTHRSLMQGDVGRLYSELAASWLWIAALGGLTIWWFSPGGKVSRDKQTPNAQRLRTRRRHSILGLVLLVGLLALSATGMTWSKWAGANFAAILKAGGWGTPHVMTDLHGAALPEDPHAHHRATTTSEDASIALSAFDRVLSQARSAGLDAGDIELQVPATGKAWKVREIDRSWPSQVDEVAIHPQSFAVIDQVKFEQYSIPSKLTRWGIDGHMGVLFGLPNQLLLAGLGIGIMTMIVWGYSMWWRRRTLRSTATLWQTIATVPARALVVVAMISLALGYAMPVMGVSLVLLLIVDGIRTLLARRSTALA, encoded by the coding sequence ATGACAACGACGACCAGTCCCTGGCCGGCGCTCAAGGCGTTGGTCATACGTCTGCATCTCTATATTGGGCTATTGATAGGCCCCTTTATCTTCATTGCCGCGCTGACCGGCACCCTCTATGCCCTCACCCCCGCCATAGAGCGCGCCATCTTCCACGACGCTCTAACCACCAGTAACGTGCACCCCACCAGCGAATACCAGCCGCTATCGGCCCAGATTGCCGCGGCCCAGGCATTCATCGGCAGCGACGCCATGCCCAGTGCCATTCGCCCGGCACCTCAACCCGGCGCCACCAGTCGCGTGATGTTCAATGCGCCTGATCTCGGGGCGAGTGAACATCGCGCCATCTTTATCGACCCCGCGACTCTGGAGGTGCGTGACGACCTGACGGTTTACGGCACCAGTGGTTCGCTGCCCCTACGGCGCATCATCGACCAGACTCACCGCAGCCTGATGCAGGGCGACGTTGGTCGGCTCTACAGTGAGCTGGCAGCCTCCTGGCTATGGATCGCCGCACTCGGTGGCCTGACCATCTGGTGGTTCAGCCCTGGCGGCAAGGTCAGTCGCGACAAGCAGACACCCAACGCCCAGCGACTACGCACTCGACGTCGCCACAGTATTCTGGGGCTGGTGCTGCTGGTTGGCCTGTTGGCCCTGTCGGCTACCGGTATGACCTGGTCGAAATGGGCCGGTGCCAACTTCGCTGCCATCCTCAAGGCTGGAGGCTGGGGCACTCCCCATGTGATGACCGATTTGCATGGTGCGGCGTTGCCTGAAGATCCCCATGCACACCACAGGGCAACCACCACCAGCGAGGACGCCAGCATCGCACTGAGCGCCTTCGACAGGGTATTGAGCCAGGCGCGTTCCGCCGGCCTCGACGCCGGTGACATCGAGTTGCAGGTACCAGCGACCGGCAAGGCATGGAAGGTGCGCGAGATCGATCGTAGTTGGCCATCTCAGGTCGACGAGGTAGCGATTCATCCGCAATCGTTCGCTGTGATCGATCAGGTGAAATTCGAGCAGTACTCAATACCCTCCAAGCTGACGCGCTGGGGAATCGATGGGCATATGGGAGTATTGTTCGGGCTACCCAACCAGTTGCTGCTGGCCGGACTGGGTATCGGCATCATGACCATGATCGTCTGGGGCTACAGCATGTGGTGGCGCCGCCGGACCCTGCGCAGCACCGCCACGCTGTGGCAAACCATTGCCACGGTCCCGGCTCGGGCACTCGTGGTAGTGGCGATGATCAGCCTGGCACTGGGCTATGCCATGCCGGTGATGGGAGTCAGTCTGGTGTTATTGCTGATCGTCGATGGTATCCGCACGCTGCTGGCAAGGCGGAGTACGGCGTTGGCCTGA
- a CDS encoding DUF808 domain-containing protein: MAGSSLLTLIDDIATLLDDVSVMTKVAAKKTAGVLGDDLALNAQQVTGIAADRELPVVWAVAKGSLLNKCILIPAALLISTFVPWLVTILLMLGGAFLCFEGAEKLAHKFLHKKDVEKEHEARQQALADETVDMRAFERERIKGAIRTDFILSAEIIVIALGTVTSAALSQQIAVLVAIGLLITIGVYGLVAGLVKIDDLGRYLIGKDGSLNQSIGRVLLKGAPLLMKGLSFFGTLAMFLVGGGILVHGVPVLHHMVEGLADADIAIPSVDAIVHGLVPMLANGVIGLIVGGVLVAVVTAVQRLRGKEAH; this comes from the coding sequence TTGGCTGGAAGCAGTCTATTAACCCTGATCGATGACATCGCCACGTTGCTCGATGACGTATCGGTGATGACCAAGGTCGCCGCGAAGAAGACCGCGGGTGTACTGGGGGATGATCTGGCACTCAATGCCCAGCAGGTGACGGGCATTGCTGCTGACCGTGAACTCCCTGTGGTCTGGGCGGTGGCCAAGGGGTCGTTGCTCAACAAGTGTATCTTGATTCCTGCGGCGTTACTGATCAGCACCTTTGTGCCCTGGCTGGTGACCATTCTGCTGATGCTGGGTGGAGCTTTTCTGTGTTTTGAAGGCGCGGAGAAACTGGCCCACAAGTTCCTGCACAAGAAAGATGTGGAAAAGGAGCACGAGGCACGACAACAGGCGTTGGCCGATGAAACGGTTGATATGCGTGCCTTCGAACGTGAGCGAATCAAGGGGGCGATTCGTACCGACTTCATTCTGTCTGCCGAGATTATTGTTATTGCGCTGGGCACAGTGACGAGCGCTGCGCTATCCCAGCAGATTGCGGTACTGGTGGCGATAGGCTTACTGATCACGATAGGTGTGTATGGTCTGGTTGCTGGTCTGGTCAAGATTGATGACCTTGGGCGCTACCTGATCGGCAAGGATGGAAGTCTGAACCAGTCGATCGGCAGAGTCCTGCTCAAGGGGGCACCCCTGCTGATGAAGGGGCTGTCGTTCTTCGGTACCCTGGCCATGTTCCTGGTCGGTGGCGGCATCCTCGTTCATGGTGTTCCAGTGTTGCATCATATGGTCGAGGGCCTGGCGGATGCCGATATCGCCATCCCCAGTGTCGACGCTATCGTTCACGGCCTGGTGCCGATGCTGGCCAATGGCGTCATCGGTCTGATTGTCGGTGGAGTGCTCGTCGCGGTAGTTACCGCCGTTCAGCGTCTGCGCGGTAAAGAGGCGCACTGA